The following coding sequences lie in one Synechococcus sp. PCC 7336 genomic window:
- a CDS encoding four helix bundle protein, protein MAQVQEWSVYQLAMDGAIQVFRVVQQFPPVARNEMGQPMVGSTRGICLRLVEAWFRRWQVEGFGARLSGVAAEASKVQVWVELAIAHGYLTAKRGEELYGLYGELAAEVMRLRQRAVGWAVPLDELNGGEGDESAE, encoded by the coding sequence GTGGCGCAAGTTCAGGAATGGTCGGTGTATCAGTTGGCGATGGATGGGGCTATTCAGGTGTTTCGGGTGGTGCAGCAGTTTCCCCCTGTGGCCCGGAACGAGATGGGACAGCCGATGGTGGGGTCGACTCGGGGGATTTGTTTGCGGCTGGTGGAAGCTTGGTTTCGACGCTGGCAGGTGGAGGGGTTTGGAGCGCGCTTGAGTGGGGTGGCGGCGGAGGCGTCGAAGGTGCAGGTGTGGGTGGAGTTGGCGATCGCTCACGGGTATCTGACGGCGAAGCGGGGGGAGGAGTTGTATGGGCTGTATGGGGAGTTAGCGGCGGAGGTGATGCGATTGAGGCAGAGGGCTGTGGGGTGGGCAGTGCCGCTGGATGAGCTGAATGGAGGTGAGGGCGATGAGTCGGCGGAGTAG
- a CDS encoding CRISPR-associated endonuclease Cas2, translating into MLTPEQYEMVRNKLERCVKQEEDQVRFYLMSASTRRKVAILGLQPEREVDDATFIV; encoded by the coding sequence GTGTTGACGCCAGAGCAGTACGAGATGGTGCGCAACAAGTTGGAGCGTTGCGTCAAGCAGGAGGAAGACCAGGTGCGGTTTTATTTGATGTCGGCTTCGACGCGGCGCAAGGTGGCGATTTTGGGGCTGCAGCCGGAGCGGGAGGTGGATGATGCGACGTTCATTGTGTGA
- a CDS encoding tetratricopeptide repeat protein, with amino-acid sequence MDDILPSGQSVLERLSLDPASLKRIQPAQKRTHLRAALNWILKHKPQRDASNIEQTRGYIEAFHHFCEVEDWGKATALLTVRLNLPTQDEWHNQLALWGNYAEQVELYERLFGQLDSGWDSLCLNGLGHASFSQGDYDRALDYFQQELALAQKNEEARSEGKALSGIGKVYQKLGEYERAIECHQKHLEISRASGDREGENRALGNLSSTYLSIGDYPQAIDYLHQHLRIVEEIGNRELLGVILMMLGSAYFYLQDFDRVSLACFGFRIFFLSSPKASQICSYFEMETFSPRQKLLTVESAISRWTARSPWVKKPLRSSAIATAGR; translated from the coding sequence ATGGATGATATCTTACCTTCAGGCCAATCAGTTTTAGAAAGACTCTCACTCGACCCAGCATCTTTAAAACGGATTCAACCTGCTCAAAAACGAACTCATTTAAGAGCGGCGCTCAACTGGATTCTCAAACATAAGCCTCAACGGGATGCCAGCAACATCGAGCAAACGAGAGGGTATATCGAAGCTTTCCACCATTTTTGCGAAGTCGAAGATTGGGGAAAAGCTACTGCGCTATTGACGGTTCGGCTTAACCTTCCGACCCAAGACGAATGGCACAATCAGTTGGCCCTGTGGGGGAATTATGCCGAACAGGTCGAGCTCTACGAGAGGCTGTTCGGCCAGCTCGATTCAGGCTGGGATTCCCTTTGTTTGAATGGCTTGGGACATGCCAGCTTCTCTCAGGGAGATTACGATCGCGCTCTCGACTACTTCCAACAAGAATTGGCGCTCGCCCAAAAGAACGAAGAGGCCCGGAGTGAAGGAAAAGCTCTGAGTGGCATCGGCAAGGTTTATCAAAAACTGGGCGAATACGAGAGGGCAATTGAGTGCCACCAAAAGCATCTAGAGATTTCGAGGGCGAGCGGCGATCGCGAAGGTGAAAATCGGGCGCTTGGCAATCTCAGCAGTACCTATCTCTCGATTGGAGACTATCCCCAGGCGATCGACTATCTTCATCAACACCTGAGGATTGTAGAGGAGATAGGAAATCGGGAATTGTTGGGGGTTATCCTGATGATGCTCGGCAGTGCTTATTTTTATCTGCAAGATTTCGATCGCGTATCGCTGGCCTGTTTCGGCTTCAGAATTTTTTTCTTGTCCAGCCCCAAAGCTTCGCAGATTTGCTCGTACTTCGAGATGGAGACATTCAGCCCCCGGCAAAAGTTACTGACGGTGGAGAGCGCAATTTCGAGATGGACCGCCAGATCCCCTTGGGTCAAAAAGCCATTGCGCTCCAGCGCGATCGCCACGGCAGGTCGGTAG
- a CDS encoding DUF4351 domain-containing protein, producing MSFDSVCKFIAETFTADLATWLLGEPVELARLEPSELLSSPIYADSLVLLESKELVLQIEFQVEPKAEIPFRMTDYAVRGFRRFPNKRVRQVVIYLRRSQSPLVYQTIFERDGIRHEFEVIRIWEVPASQFQELPGLLPFAVLAQTGDRERTLRQVSERIETIGDRGQRGDVAASAAILAGLVLDKGLIRSVLREDVMKESVIYQEIVSTAAERGRREGEQSLVLRQLKHRFGVLSSKLQQQVDMLSLSSLEELGEALLDFSSEADLAAWLQGHR from the coding sequence ATGTCCTTCGACAGCGTTTGCAAGTTCATTGCGGAAACGTTTACGGCTGACCTCGCCACTTGGCTATTGGGGGAACCGGTCGAGTTGGCTCGTTTGGAGCCCTCGGAGTTGCTGAGCAGTCCCATCTATGCCGATTCTCTGGTGCTGTTGGAATCCAAAGAGCTCGTGCTGCAAATTGAGTTCCAGGTGGAGCCCAAAGCGGAGATCCCGTTCCGAATGACGGACTATGCGGTGCGGGGGTTTCGCCGCTTTCCCAACAAGCGGGTGCGGCAGGTGGTGATTTATCTGCGGCGATCGCAATCCCCGTTGGTTTATCAAACCATCTTCGAACGTGACGGGATACGCCATGAGTTTGAGGTCATCCGTATCTGGGAAGTACCCGCCTCGCAATTTCAGGAGTTGCCGGGTTTACTGCCGTTTGCTGTGTTGGCTCAGACGGGCGATCGCGAGCGGACGTTACGGCAGGTATCGGAGCGGATTGAGACGATTGGCGATCGCGGACAACGGGGAGATGTTGCGGCGTCGGCAGCGATTCTGGCGGGGTTAGTATTGGATAAGGGTTTGATTCGGAGCGTACTGCGGGAGGATGTGATGAAGGAATCGGTGATTTACCAAGAGATTGTCTCGACAGCCGCAGAGCGAGGCAGACGAGAGGGAGAGCAATCTTTGGTTTTGCGTCAGCTCAAGCATCGATTTGGGGTTCTATCCTCCAAGCTACAGCAACAGGTTGATATGCTTTCCCTCTCGTCTTTGGAAGAGTTGGGGGAAGCACTGTTGGATTTCTCCAGTGAGGCCGATTTGGCGGCTTGGCTTCAAGGGCATCGGTAG
- the gcvH gene encoding glycine cleavage system protein GcvH, whose protein sequence is MALEYPATLRYVDSHEYIRVEDNVAIVGITAYAVDQLGDIVFVGLPEEGDSVDKGDAIGSVESVKAVEDLYAPISGTIVAINEALVDSPENIADDPYGDAWLFKVEMSNLDDLDETMSVEDYKAMVDA, encoded by the coding sequence ATGGCTCTGGAATACCCCGCCACTCTTCGCTACGTCGATTCCCACGAATATATTCGGGTGGAAGATAACGTGGCGATCGTCGGGATTACAGCTTACGCTGTCGATCAGCTAGGCGACATCGTGTTTGTGGGCTTGCCGGAAGAGGGCGACAGCGTCGATAAAGGTGACGCGATCGGCTCGGTGGAATCGGTGAAAGCGGTTGAAGATCTGTATGCTCCCATCAGCGGCACGATTGTGGCGATTAATGAGGCTTTAGTCGATAGTCCCGAAAATATTGCGGACGACCCCTATGGCGATGCTTGGCTATTCAAGGTAGAAATGTCCAATCTCGACGATTTGGACGAAACCATGTCTGTCGAGGACTACAAAGCCATGGTGGACGCCTGA
- a CDS encoding NAD(P)H-quinone oxidoreductase subunit 3, protein MFVLAGYDYFVVFLLLCAALPAIALTAGAILSPKQRDGLRLTTYESGMEPKGGAWIQFNIRYYMFALVFVVFDVETVFLYPWAVAFHKLGLLGFVEAIIFVTILIFGLVYAWRKGALEWS, encoded by the coding sequence GTGTTTGTTCTAGCAGGTTATGACTACTTTGTAGTGTTCTTACTGTTGTGCGCGGCATTGCCCGCCATAGCACTGACAGCAGGGGCAATTCTCTCCCCCAAGCAGCGAGACGGACTGCGGTTAACCACCTACGAATCGGGTATGGAACCGAAGGGGGGAGCTTGGATTCAGTTCAATATTCGCTACTACATGTTTGCACTCGTGTTCGTCGTTTTTGATGTGGAAACGGTGTTTTTATACCCCTGGGCAGTCGCGTTTCACAAACTTGGCTTGCTAGGTTTCGTGGAAGCTATCATCTTCGTCACGATCCTAATTTTTGGACTCGTCTATGCCTGGAGAAAAGGAGCCCTCGAATGGTCATGA
- a CDS encoding NADH dehydrogenase subunit K: MTPPESETPSANPAKELQFPLDKPQVTSDLSNNVILTSLNDLYSWAKMSSVWPLLYGTSCCFIEFAALIGSRFDFDRFGLLPRSTPRQADLIVTAGTVTMKMAPALVKLYQQMPEPKYVIAMGACTITGGMFSSDSYTTVRGVDKLIPVDVYIPGCPPRPEAIIDAIIKLRKKIAAEDIRDRGKLAPTHRYYSIPHELEPVPEILTGQYLEAESRQAPPAELAAMYGMPVPEAMQAEPEQLVAEEAGK; the protein is encoded by the coding sequence ATGACACCCCCTGAATCGGAGACGCCAAGTGCAAATCCGGCCAAAGAACTACAGTTCCCGCTGGATAAACCTCAGGTCACGTCCGATCTGTCTAACAATGTCATTCTGACGAGCCTCAACGATCTCTACAGTTGGGCCAAGATGTCTAGTGTGTGGCCGCTGCTTTACGGTACGAGCTGCTGCTTTATTGAATTTGCTGCTCTGATTGGCTCTCGCTTCGACTTCGATCGCTTCGGCCTGCTGCCTCGCTCTACCCCCCGTCAAGCGGATCTGATCGTGACGGCGGGAACGGTGACCATGAAGATGGCCCCTGCCTTGGTCAAGCTGTATCAGCAAATGCCCGAGCCCAAGTACGTGATTGCGATGGGGGCTTGCACGATTACGGGCGGCATGTTTAGTTCCGACTCCTACACTACGGTTCGGGGCGTCGATAAGCTGATTCCTGTCGATGTTTACATCCCCGGTTGCCCCCCTCGCCCGGAGGCTATCATTGACGCCATTATCAAGCTGCGCAAAAAGATTGCAGCAGAAGATATTCGCGATCGCGGCAAGCTCGCGCCCACCCATCGCTATTACTCCATCCCCCACGAACTCGAGCCCGTGCCCGAAATTTTGACAGGGCAGTACCTAGAAGCGGAGAGCCGTCAGGCCCCACCTGCCGAGTTAGCCGCGATGTACGGCATGCCGGTGCCCGAGGCGATGCAAGCAGAACCCGAGCAATTGGTGGCTGAGGAGGCCGGCAAGTGA
- a CDS encoding NAD(P)H-quinone oxidoreductase subunit J produces MSEPNDLAPTGEEIVERGPVSQFLSENGFEHESLGNDHRGVEMISIQREYLAIVAKLIYGLGFNYLQCQCGYDMGPGKDLVSTYHLAKLADNADRPQELRIKVFVPREDPRLPSVYWIWKTADWQERETYDMYGIVYEGHPNLKRILMPEDWIGWPMRKDYVTPDFYELQDAY; encoded by the coding sequence GTGAGCGAACCTAACGATTTAGCCCCAACGGGCGAAGAGATTGTCGAGCGGGGTCCCGTATCGCAGTTTTTGAGCGAGAACGGTTTCGAGCACGAGTCTTTGGGCAACGACCATCGCGGTGTGGAAATGATTTCCATCCAGCGGGAGTATCTAGCCATCGTCGCCAAGCTGATTTACGGTCTGGGATTTAATTACCTGCAATGCCAGTGCGGCTACGATATGGGGCCGGGGAAAGATCTGGTCAGCACGTACCATCTGGCTAAGCTGGCTGACAATGCCGATCGCCCCCAAGAACTGCGCATCAAAGTGTTCGTGCCCCGCGAAGATCCGCGCCTGCCCTCGGTCTACTGGATTTGGAAGACGGCAGACTGGCAGGAACGGGAGACCTACGATATGTACGGCATCGTCTACGAAGGCCATCCCAACCTGAAGCGCATTCTCATGCCGGAAGATTGGATTGGCTGGCCGATGCGTAAGGACTACGTTACGCCAGATTTCTACGAACTGCAGGATGCCTATTAA
- a CDS encoding YeiH family protein produces MKPSNESRRLTPGCKRAVPISQNYAPLTKEKAGTSEREQWVQAKTIIFCLVAALCLTPWANSSLALSAGFILAITIGNPFPKTTKLWAKNLLKVCVVLLGFRLNFGIVLEAGSSSIIFTALSIAATFAVGRWLGRLFNVPGTTSMLISAGTAICGGSAIAAVSTALGAVESEMTVALGTVFLLNAAALYIFAPLGDFFHLTQGQFGVWAGLAIHDVSSVVGAASQFGPEALETATVVKLSRSLWILPISLAIAYLAQNGHLNGQKISTRPPDIPRHKQDWVRHYGAAASRVQVPWFIGFFLLASLSQTFVPEVAVWSPVFVKLSRVGFNLTLFAIGTGLSLQALKRVGWRALVQGALLWLFAGAGSFWIVRQFGVMSWGVMG; encoded by the coding sequence ATGAAACCTTCAAACGAATCCAGGCGGCTCACTCCAGGCTGCAAGCGAGCAGTTCCAATCTCCCAAAACTACGCTCCCCTTACCAAAGAGAAGGCCGGGACGAGCGAGCGCGAGCAATGGGTTCAGGCGAAAACGATTATTTTTTGCTTGGTGGCCGCCCTCTGCCTGACCCCTTGGGCGAACTCGTCCCTAGCTCTGAGTGCAGGTTTCATTCTCGCCATTACGATTGGCAATCCATTTCCCAAAACCACAAAGCTATGGGCAAAAAACCTGCTCAAAGTCTGTGTTGTTTTATTGGGGTTCAGGTTAAATTTCGGCATTGTGTTAGAGGCGGGATCGTCCAGTATTATCTTCACCGCCCTCAGCATTGCCGCAACGTTTGCGGTGGGTCGATGGCTCGGTCGCTTATTCAACGTTCCGGGAACCACCTCGATGCTGATCTCGGCGGGAACGGCGATCTGCGGCGGTTCCGCTATTGCTGCAGTCAGCACTGCTTTGGGAGCGGTTGAGAGTGAAATGACCGTTGCCCTCGGAACCGTCTTTTTACTCAATGCCGCAGCTCTCTATATCTTTGCGCCGCTTGGGGACTTTTTTCATCTCACCCAAGGACAATTTGGCGTGTGGGCGGGCCTAGCCATTCACGATGTCTCTAGTGTGGTGGGAGCCGCCTCGCAGTTTGGTCCAGAAGCGTTGGAAACCGCAACGGTAGTCAAGTTGTCGCGATCGCTATGGATTTTACCGATATCGTTGGCGATCGCCTATCTCGCCCAGAACGGCCATCTGAACGGCCAGAAAATCTCTACCCGTCCCCCAGATATCCCTCGGCACAAACAAGATTGGGTTCGCCATTATGGTGCTGCTGCAAGCCGAGTCCAAGTGCCTTGGTTTATTGGATTTTTTCTGTTGGCCTCACTCTCTCAGACATTCGTGCCAGAGGTTGCCGTTTGGTCGCCTGTCTTCGTCAAGCTCTCCAGAGTGGGCTTCAACTTGACTCTGTTTGCCATTGGCACGGGGCTGTCACTGCAAGCTCTGAAGCGCGTGGGTTGGCGAGCTCTAGTACAAGGGGCGCTACTCTGGTTATTCGCGGGGGCAGGTTCTTTTTGGATCGTTCGGCAGTTTGGCGTCATGAGCTGGGGAGTCATGGGATAG
- a CDS encoding phosphoadenylyl-sulfate reductase produces the protein MQSALTKQTSKSSRRSWSPSIPPSPSRNIGPIAPATLSEAQHSAFNLDSINRQLADASPLDAIEWAAAAFSTDLVMSTSFGIQSAVMLHMVTRVIPNIPVIWIDTGYLPPETYQFADRLTQRLQLNLKIYQSHLSPAHMEALYGRLWEQETVEALDRYDRLRKVEPMQRALRELGARAWLAGLRSQQTKHRQQLRRVERRSEIYKVYPILTWTSRDIYRYLKKHDLPYHPLFKLGYASVGDWHSSRPLRAGDESDRDTRFRGLKQECGLHLN, from the coding sequence ATGCAGTCCGCGCTAACCAAGCAAACGAGCAAGAGCAGCCGACGGAGTTGGTCTCCTAGCATACCTCCATCACCCTCTAGAAACATTGGCCCAATTGCTCCAGCAACTTTATCGGAGGCACAACACTCAGCCTTCAATCTAGATTCCATCAACCGACAGCTTGCAGACGCTAGCCCTCTAGACGCGATCGAATGGGCCGCCGCCGCTTTCTCAACTGATTTAGTCATGAGTACCAGCTTTGGCATTCAATCTGCCGTCATGCTGCACATGGTGACCCGCGTGATTCCCAATATTCCAGTAATCTGGATCGATACTGGCTATTTGCCACCAGAAACCTATCAGTTTGCCGATCGCTTAACCCAACGATTGCAACTGAATTTGAAGATCTATCAATCCCACCTCAGTCCCGCTCACATGGAAGCCCTTTACGGTCGACTGTGGGAGCAGGAGACAGTAGAAGCCCTCGATCGCTACGATCGCCTCCGCAAGGTAGAACCCATGCAGCGAGCCTTACGAGAATTAGGAGCACGAGCGTGGCTAGCAGGCTTGCGATCGCAGCAAACCAAACACCGCCAGCAGCTACGCCGAGTAGAACGTCGCTCCGAAATTTATAAGGTGTATCCCATTCTCACTTGGACTTCGAGGGATATTTACCGGTATTTGAAAAAACACGACTTGCCCTACCACCCGCTATTCAAGCTCGGGTATGCCTCTGTTGGAGATTGGCACTCCAGCCGTCCTCTCAGGGCGGGCGATGAAAGCGATCGCGACACTCGCTTTCGCGGCCTCAAACAGGAGTGCGGCTTACACCTGAACTAA
- a CDS encoding amidase, which produces MNTFPEYCEYDGLGLAELVKTKQVESLELIEAAISRIESVNPHLNAVVYKMYDRARSLAGGSLPEGSFQGVPFLVKDLTIAIAGIPTSHGNRLLRNVPADRNSEIVNRFQSTGVVFLGKTNTPEFGLTPYTESETLGIARNPWNLACTTGGSSGGSAAAVAAGMVPMASASDAGGSIRIPASCCGVFGLKPTRGRTPNGPDVGEIWRGFGAIGLVTRSVRDSAAMLDAISGADVGAPYVAPAQARSFLAEVTTLPKQLRIAFTSQPLLGRTVHPDCIQGLNRTVSLLQALGHELIEAAPQLEREAFATSFITIVAAEMRARIEKTAHLARRKVSSRDFEAGTYSAGLLGKSLSASDYVRAANYLQVAARKIAQFFEQYDVLLTPTLAQPPVLHGSLKPPRVQQLVAEAIGALNAGWLLKLLDATGQIAQRSFDFTPYTSPFNVTGQPAMSVPLHWSDRGLPIGMQFVGRFGDEATLFQLAGQLESAQPWQSRLPPIVAERSAACNGP; this is translated from the coding sequence TTGAATACTTTTCCTGAATATTGCGAATACGATGGATTAGGTTTGGCCGAACTGGTAAAAACTAAGCAGGTTGAGTCCCTAGAGCTCATTGAAGCCGCTATCTCTCGCATTGAGTCAGTTAATCCTCACCTCAATGCCGTCGTTTATAAAATGTACGATCGCGCCCGCTCTCTTGCTGGGGGAAGTCTACCGGAAGGGAGCTTTCAGGGTGTTCCTTTTCTGGTGAAGGATTTAACGATCGCCATTGCAGGCATTCCAACCAGTCATGGCAACCGCTTGCTCCGTAACGTGCCTGCCGATCGCAATAGCGAGATCGTGAATCGATTCCAATCTACAGGAGTCGTCTTTCTGGGTAAAACCAACACACCAGAATTTGGTTTGACCCCGTACACTGAGTCTGAAACTTTAGGCATAGCCCGCAACCCCTGGAATTTAGCTTGCACCACTGGCGGATCGAGTGGGGGGTCTGCCGCTGCTGTGGCAGCAGGCATGGTGCCGATGGCAAGTGCGAGCGATGCTGGGGGATCGATTCGCATTCCAGCCTCTTGCTGTGGCGTTTTTGGACTCAAGCCAACCCGAGGTCGGACGCCCAACGGTCCCGATGTTGGTGAAATCTGGCGCGGCTTTGGGGCGATCGGGCTGGTGACGCGATCGGTGCGGGATAGTGCAGCTATGTTGGATGCTATCTCGGGTGCTGACGTGGGCGCGCCTTATGTCGCTCCCGCGCAAGCGCGATCGTTCCTCGCCGAAGTGACGACCCTTCCCAAACAATTGCGCATTGCCTTCACCTCCCAACCGTTATTAGGTCGCACCGTTCACCCAGATTGCATACAGGGATTGAACCGCACCGTCAGTTTATTGCAAGCTTTAGGCCACGAACTTATCGAAGCAGCCCCCCAGTTGGAACGCGAAGCCTTTGCAACTTCGTTCATCACCATCGTCGCGGCAGAAATGCGCGCGAGAATTGAAAAGACCGCTCATCTCGCTCGACGCAAAGTCTCTTCGAGAGATTTTGAAGCAGGAACCTATTCAGCGGGCTTGTTAGGAAAATCTTTGTCAGCGTCTGACTATGTTCGAGCCGCAAACTACCTACAGGTAGCTGCTCGCAAAATAGCTCAATTCTTCGAGCAATACGATGTCTTGCTCACCCCGACACTGGCCCAACCTCCTGTCCTGCACGGCAGCCTCAAGCCGCCAAGGGTGCAACAGCTCGTTGCTGAAGCGATCGGAGCTTTGAATGCAGGCTGGTTGTTAAAACTGCTCGATGCCACCGGGCAGATTGCGCAGCGATCGTTTGACTTTACGCCTTATACCTCGCCCTTTAATGTGACGGGGCAACCGGCAATGTCGGTGCCCTTGCACTGGAGCGATCGAGGACTGCCCATTGGGATGCAGTTTGTGGGTCGTTTTGGCGATGAGGCAACGCTGTTCCAACTGGCGGGTCAACTGGAATCCGCTCAACCCTGGCAGAGTCGTTTACCTCCGATAGTGGCCGAGCGTTCTGCAGCCTGCAATGGGCCGTGA
- a CDS encoding gamma-glutamyltransferase family protein, translated as MDERNQTVDLTRYPYPANRRVVMGRRGAVATAQPLASVVGLEMLLAGGNAVDAAVAMAIALTVLEPTANGLGSDAFALVWDGQLHGLNGSGRSPQALDITVFAGQHMPQRGWQSVTVPGAVSAWQALWRRWGSLPFEQLCEPAIRYAERGYPVSPEVSRIWQAEREVYLSLRGREYEAFKALFFARDRAPKAGEIWGSPDQARSLRAIATSEGESFYRGKLADTIAAFSAATGGQLAAVDLAAHRPDWVAPISSTYRDLTVWELPPNGQGIAALMALNILEGFELARYPRDSVESFHWQIEAMKLAFADAYRNVAELQAMQVSAAQMLDKGYASDRRQSIGERAIQLPAAGLPAGGTVYLAAADGELMVSFIQSNFANFGSGIVVPGTGIALQNRAAGFAIEPDHPNCAAPSKRPFHTIIPGFFSRDGRPLGPFGVMGKHMQPQGHVQVAVNIVDFGLNPQAALDAPRWQVVEGNQVWLEQAVPQHIALGLRDRGHDIAVEADPRSFGKGQTIFRADNGVLIAASEPRADGMAIAL; from the coding sequence GTGGATGAAAGAAATCAGACTGTGGACTTAACTCGCTACCCCTACCCTGCCAACCGCCGCGTTGTCATGGGCCGTCGCGGTGCAGTCGCCACCGCTCAACCCCTCGCCAGCGTAGTCGGGCTAGAAATGTTGCTGGCCGGAGGCAATGCCGTCGATGCTGCAGTGGCAATGGCGATCGCCCTTACCGTGCTGGAACCCACTGCCAACGGCTTGGGCTCGGATGCCTTCGCACTGGTGTGGGACGGCCAACTTCACGGCCTGAATGGCTCCGGTCGCAGTCCCCAAGCACTCGATATTACAGTTTTTGCAGGGCAGCACATGCCCCAACGGGGCTGGCAGTCCGTCACTGTGCCGGGAGCGGTGTCCGCGTGGCAGGCGTTATGGCGGCGGTGGGGATCGCTGCCGTTCGAGCAACTGTGCGAACCGGCGATTCGATATGCCGAGCGGGGATATCCCGTCTCGCCAGAGGTATCGCGGATCTGGCAGGCGGAACGGGAGGTGTATTTATCCTTGCGGGGGAGGGAGTACGAAGCCTTTAAGGCTCTCTTTTTTGCTCGCGATCGCGCCCCCAAAGCCGGAGAGATTTGGGGTAGCCCAGACCAGGCCCGCAGCTTGAGGGCGATCGCCACTTCTGAAGGAGAAAGTTTTTACCGAGGCAAATTGGCCGACACCATTGCGGCCTTCTCTGCTGCTACAGGAGGACAGCTCGCCGCTGTCGATTTAGCTGCCCACCGACCCGACTGGGTGGCGCCCATCAGTAGCACCTATCGAGATCTGACGGTTTGGGAACTCCCCCCCAACGGTCAGGGGATTGCTGCATTAATGGCACTGAATATTCTCGAAGGTTTCGAACTGGCTCGCTATCCGCGCGACTCAGTGGAGAGTTTTCACTGGCAAATTGAGGCGATGAAACTGGCGTTTGCAGATGCCTACCGCAATGTGGCCGAGCTGCAAGCGATGCAGGTGAGTGCCGCCCAGATGCTGGATAAGGGATATGCCAGCGATCGCCGCCAGTCGATCGGCGAACGGGCCATCCAGTTGCCTGCAGCGGGCTTGCCCGCAGGCGGGACGGTTTACTTAGCGGCGGCGGATGGAGAGCTGATGGTGTCCTTCATCCAATCCAATTTCGCTAACTTCGGCAGCGGTATTGTTGTGCCCGGTACCGGCATTGCCTTACAAAATCGAGCCGCTGGATTTGCGATCGAGCCCGACCATCCCAACTGTGCCGCGCCGAGCAAGCGACCGTTCCACACCATCATCCCCGGCTTCTTCAGCCGCGACGGCCGACCCCTCGGTCCCTTTGGGGTGATGGGCAAGCACATGCAGCCCCAAGGGCACGTTCAGGTGGCGGTCAATATCGTTGATTTCGGCCTGAATCCTCAAGCGGCTTTAGACGCCCCTCGCTGGCAGGTGGTGGAGGGCAATCAAGTTTGGCTGGAGCAAGCGGTTCCCCAGCATATTGCTTTAGGACTGCGCGATCGCGGTCACGATATCGCCGTTGAAGCCGATCCCCGTTCGTTTGGTAAGGGACAAACCATCTTTCGAGCGGACAATGGCGTCCTCATTGCGGCGTCGGAGCCCCGTGCGGATGGGATGGCGATCGCGCTTTGA
- a CDS encoding histidine triad nucleotide-binding protein, giving the protein MSDTIFGKIIRKEIPADIVYEDDLVLAFKDVNPQAPTHILAIPKKPIAKLDDATDEDLAVLGHLLLKAKQVAAEAGLTDGYRLVMNNGESAGQTVFHLHLHILGGRPLSWPPG; this is encoded by the coding sequence GTGAGCGACACCATCTTCGGCAAGATTATTCGCAAAGAAATTCCCGCCGATATTGTCTATGAAGACGATCTAGTGCTGGCCTTTAAAGACGTCAACCCGCAAGCTCCTACCCACATTCTCGCGATCCCCAAAAAGCCTATTGCCAAACTGGACGATGCCACTGACGAAGATCTCGCGGTTTTAGGACACCTGCTGCTCAAGGCAAAACAAGTGGCAGCAGAGGCGGGCCTGACGGATGGCTATCGATTAGTGATGAACAATGGTGAGTCTGCCGGTCAAACGGTCTTTCACCTCCACCTCCACATTCTCGGAGGTCGGCCCTTGTCTTGGCCTCCCGGTTAA